One Fibrobacter sp. UWH4 DNA window includes the following coding sequences:
- the purE gene encoding 5-(carboxyamino)imidazole ribonucleotide mutase has product MDLKENAKVGIVAGSKSDQETVDKITAVLDAFGIVWEFNILSAHRTPNATAKYAREAAGRGLQVLIGVAGLAAALPGVLAGHTILPVIGLPCAGGPLNGVDALHSIVQMPPGIPVATVGIGNGKNAGYLAAHIVAIADPAVREKLVAYRKGLGDIEG; this is encoded by the coding sequence ATGGACTTAAAAGAAAATGCTAAGGTCGGTATCGTTGCGGGTAGCAAGTCCGACCAGGAAACTGTAGACAAGATCACCGCGGTGCTCGACGCCTTCGGCATCGTGTGGGAATTCAACATTCTCTCCGCACACCGCACCCCGAACGCCACCGCGAAGTATGCTCGCGAAGCCGCCGGGCGAGGCCTCCAGGTCCTCATCGGTGTTGCTGGCCTCGCTGCAGCCCTCCCGGGCGTGCTCGCAGGGCACACCATCCTTCCCGTTATCGGCCTGCCCTGCGCCGGCGGCCCGCTCAACGGCGTCGATGCCCTGCACTCCATCGTGCAGATGCCCCCGGGAATCCCGGTGGCAACAGTCGGCATCGGCAACGGCAAGAATGCCGGTTACCTCGCTGCCCACATCGTCGCCATCGCAGACCCTGCAGTCCGTGAGAAACTCGTCGCTTACCGCAAGGGCCTCGGGGATATCGAAGGGTAA
- the purD gene encoding phosphoribosylamine--glycine ligase: MNILVVGSGGREHAIALAVKKSPLCDTLVCAPGNPGMANLGKCVPVDVADPGAIADLAVAEKIDLAVIGPEIPLVAGVVDEFRRRGLRAFGPTAAAAALEGSKAFSKDIMKKYNVPTAAFETFTDLASAKKFLAEHPAPIVVKASGLAAGKGAIVCMTDKEANDAVEEMLGDKAVFGESGKTVVIEEFMDGEEASIFVVCDGKDYVILSSAQDHKRVFDDDKGPNTGGMGAYSPAPVVTDALLEVVKKTIIEPTLKGMAAEGKPYTGVLYVGIMVTAKGPKVVEYNCRLGDPECQIVLPLYDGDVLALFDAAEKGELAKLGAPKAPKGSSAIVVLASAGYPGSYEKGKVVTGIEEAEKNGAQVLHAGTKMVDGKLVTNGGRVFGVVGHGETLQAALDIAYEAAEKVQFEGKFYRKDIGKKGLARLAK, from the coding sequence ATGAATATTCTCGTCGTTGGTAGCGGTGGTCGCGAACATGCCATCGCTCTTGCAGTCAAGAAGTCGCCGCTGTGCGACACTCTCGTGTGCGCTCCGGGCAATCCGGGCATGGCAAACCTTGGCAAGTGCGTGCCGGTGGATGTGGCTGACCCTGGTGCGATCGCTGACCTCGCCGTGGCCGAAAAGATTGACCTCGCGGTCATCGGCCCCGAAATTCCGCTGGTCGCGGGCGTGGTGGATGAATTCCGCCGTCGCGGGCTGCGTGCTTTCGGTCCGACTGCGGCTGCTGCCGCGCTCGAAGGCTCCAAGGCCTTCAGCAAGGATATCATGAAGAAGTACAACGTGCCGACGGCCGCCTTCGAGACCTTCACCGATCTCGCCTCCGCGAAGAAGTTCCTCGCCGAACACCCGGCTCCGATCGTGGTGAAGGCGTCGGGCCTCGCTGCGGGCAAGGGCGCCATCGTCTGCATGACCGACAAGGAAGCGAACGACGCTGTGGAAGAAATGCTCGGCGACAAGGCCGTCTTCGGCGAATCCGGCAAGACGGTCGTGATTGAAGAATTCATGGACGGCGAAGAAGCCTCCATCTTCGTGGTTTGCGACGGCAAGGACTACGTGATTCTCTCTTCGGCCCAGGACCACAAGCGCGTCTTTGACGATGACAAGGGCCCGAACACGGGTGGCATGGGCGCCTACAGCCCGGCTCCGGTGGTGACGGATGCTCTCCTCGAGGTCGTGAAGAAGACGATTATCGAACCGACCCTCAAGGGCATGGCCGCCGAAGGCAAGCCTTACACGGGCGTGCTCTATGTGGGCATCATGGTAACGGCAAAGGGCCCGAAGGTCGTGGAATACAACTGCCGCCTCGGTGACCCCGAATGCCAGATTGTGCTCCCGCTCTACGACGGCGATGTGCTCGCTTTGTTCGACGCTGCCGAAAAGGGCGAACTTGCGAAGCTCGGTGCTCCGAAGGCTCCGAAGGGCAGCTCCGCAATCGTCGTGCTCGCAAGCGCGGGCTATCCGGGCTCCTACGAAAAGGGCAAGGTCGTGACGGGTATCGAAGAAGCCGAAAAGAACGGCGCCCAGGTGCTCCACGCCGGTACCAAGATGGTGGACGGCAAACTGGTCACGAACGGTGGCCGCGTGTTCGGCGTGGTGGGCCATGGCGAAACGCTTCAGGCCGCTCTCGATATCGCTTACGAAGCCGCCGAAAAGGTTCAGTTCGAAGGCAAGTTCTACCGCAAGGACATCGGCAAGAAGGGCCTTGCAAGACTCGCGAAATAA
- a CDS encoding PDDEXK nuclease domain-containing protein gives MKKTEGDNPTIGIILCSDTNADVARFSTLATNKRMYAAQYLTYIPSKEILAREIEMQKEQFIEQYGNLKKRSKAKS, from the coding sequence ATCAAAAAGACCGAAGGAGATAACCCGACAATTGGCATAATTCTCTGCTCCGACACTAATGCCGATGTTGCTCGTTTTTCAACACTTGCAACAAATAAACGCATGTATGCAGCACAATATCTGACCTACATTCCTTCTAAGGAAATTCTGGCCCGCGAGATTGAAATGCAAAAGGAACAGTTTATTGAGCAATACGGAAACTTAAAGAAAAGAAGTAAAGCAAAGAGCTAA
- a CDS encoding DUF1016 N-terminal domain-containing protein, which yields MSKKKLASSKSNANLNADFITDLKSIVSTARNMSFRAANLMQVACNWLLGWRIVEQEQQGKARADYGKHVVETASENLTAEFGKGFSIASLKSYRKFYLNFQGLQVFQTLPVEFKKAIAAKGQALPALFESEEIRQALPTQLSWSHYECLMRVNDIDARTWYMQEAASQQWDYRTLKRNIASQYYYRLMQTPKAKRATVVKEMKKMTADYQKERSEFIKNPLIAEFLGVNQDAAVTESTLENAILNQKDRRR from the coding sequence ATGTCTAAAAAGAAACTCGCTTCGTCAAAGAGCAACGCGAACCTCAACGCCGACTTCATAACGGATTTGAAGAGCATCGTTTCTACGGCACGGAATATGAGTTTTCGTGCGGCAAATCTGATGCAGGTCGCCTGCAATTGGCTACTGGGCTGGCGAATTGTGGAACAGGAACAGCAGGGAAAGGCTAGAGCTGATTATGGGAAACATGTTGTTGAAACGGCTTCCGAAAATTTAACTGCTGAATTCGGAAAGGGTTTCTCGATCGCATCGTTAAAAAGTTATAGGAAATTTTATCTTAATTTTCAGGGTTTACAGGTATTTCAAACTCTGCCTGTAGAGTTTAAGAAAGCGATTGCTGCAAAAGGGCAGGCATTGCCTGCCCTTTTTGAAAGTGAGGAAATAAGGCAGGCTCTGCCTACCCAATTGTCATGGAGCCATTACGAATGCCTTATGCGTGTCAATGACATCGATGCTCGAACGTGGTATATGCAGGAAGCCGCTTCGCAGCAATGGGATTATCGCACCCTAAAGCGGAATATTGCGTCTCAATATTACTATCGGTTAATGCAAACTCCCAAGGCTAAAAGGGCTACCGTTGTCAAGGAAATGAAAAAAATGACGGCCGATTATCAGAAGGAGCGTTCGGAGTTTATCAAGAATCCTTTGATTGCAGAATTTCTTGGAGTAAATCAGGATGCAGCGGTGACTGAGTCAACGTTGGAAAATGCGATTTTGAATCAAAAAGACCGAAGGAGATAA
- a CDS encoding ATP-binding protein, with translation MRIEEILAMEESQTFDRKSVNIAPRDFSNHVCAFANADGGILVVGISDKTRRIEGVDHHKREVNELLRVPMDFCMPTVPFAHEFVECVDYKGHANHVLVFHIEASPFVHENQAHDAYLRIGDKSKILSYDDRMTLSFDKGLRSFEDVLVPESGYDDIDEAYLKEYLNLIGYSKSPREYLLHNKNFAKVKEGVVHLSVAAVLLFGKNPQLFFPRARVRFIRYEGIEEKFGAEMNVVKDVTFEGRILEQVQKAVAYIQTQIKERTYLTKGGIFTTEQEYPEFVRTELIVNAVTHRDYSIRGTEIQIKMFDDHLVVESPGNLPSQVKIETIRNAHFARNSHIAEYLKDYKYVKDFGEGVDRMCREMEAQGLPKPEYRQDAFILKAIVKNSGFGSKNLGIDGENLGIDGENLGIDGENLGIAQLKSEILDAKLNASVRDKILQLVNEIQINQVFGAGDIVDILKCAPATATNLIKRMKTLNIVEPVVGAGKGKYVLRRAK, from the coding sequence ATGCGTATAGAAGAAATCCTTGCAATGGAAGAATCTCAGACTTTTGACCGCAAGAGCGTCAATATTGCTCCGCGCGATTTTTCGAACCATGTCTGTGCGTTCGCCAATGCGGATGGCGGGATTCTCGTTGTTGGAATTTCGGACAAGACTCGTAGAATAGAGGGTGTCGATCATCACAAACGCGAAGTAAATGAGCTGTTGCGAGTCCCGATGGATTTCTGTATGCCGACAGTCCCTTTCGCTCACGAATTTGTTGAGTGCGTTGATTATAAGGGGCACGCGAACCATGTACTGGTATTCCATATCGAAGCAAGTCCGTTCGTTCACGAAAATCAGGCCCATGATGCTTATTTGCGAATTGGCGACAAGTCTAAGATTTTGTCTTACGATGACCGTATGACTCTCAGTTTCGACAAGGGCCTGCGTTCGTTTGAAGATGTTCTTGTGCCGGAATCCGGTTATGATGATATTGATGAGGCTTATCTCAAAGAATATTTGAATTTAATCGGCTATTCTAAGTCTCCGCGTGAGTATCTGTTGCATAATAAGAACTTTGCTAAAGTAAAAGAGGGTGTTGTTCATTTGAGTGTTGCCGCAGTACTTCTTTTTGGCAAAAACCCGCAGTTGTTCTTCCCGCGTGCAAGAGTGCGTTTCATCCGTTATGAGGGAATCGAGGAAAAATTCGGTGCGGAAATGAATGTTGTTAAGGACGTAACATTTGAGGGGCGGATTCTTGAACAAGTTCAGAAGGCTGTCGCCTATATCCAGACGCAGATTAAGGAACGGACTTATCTGACTAAGGGAGGAATCTTCACGACGGAGCAGGAGTATCCTGAATTTGTCCGTACTGAACTTATTGTCAATGCTGTGACCCATAGAGATTATTCCATTCGGGGGACGGAAATCCAGATAAAAATGTTCGATGACCATCTTGTTGTCGAGTCTCCGGGGAACCTTCCGAGCCAAGTGAAGATAGAAACGATCAGAAACGCTCATTTTGCCCGTAATTCGCATATTGCGGAATACCTGAAGGACTACAAGTATGTGAAGGATTTTGGGGAAGGTGTTGATCGCATGTGTCGGGAAATGGAGGCGCAGGGATTGCCGAAACCAGAATATCGGCAGGATGCTTTCATTTTGAAGGCTATCGTTAAAAATTCGGGATTTGGGTCGAAAAACTTAGGGATTGATGGCGAAAACTTAGGGATTGATGGCGAAAACTTAGGGATTGATGGCGAAAACTTAGGGATTGCTCAGCTCAAATCTGAGATTTTAGATGCTAAGTTGAATGCCTCGGTAAGGGATAAAATATTGCAACTTGTGAACGAAATCCAAATAAATCAAGTTTTTGGTGCTGGCGATATTGTGGATATCTTAAAGTGTGCTCCGGCTACTGCGACCAATCTTATAAAGCGGATGAAAACGCTAAATATAGTGGAACCTGTTGTGGGCGCAGGCAAGGGAAAATACGTATTGCGCCGTGCTAAGTAG
- a CDS encoding toll/interleukin-1 receptor domain-containing protein: MKIDSLNDVYKCYVESQNKRMQDIKFGVRKYGDRRIKDEEKLKFYEKINDDLNNDYNESNVTVFLSHAHEDLKYAYSVARFLKKAYNVNVYIDAFDPLMPSATNADTADKLIKKIKSADRFIFVGTKKSFMSKWCNWELGLGDSKSLRGHLAFLVMSNRNEKMGNFNENEYVGLYPFIWDKSMCGIESNEDVLYVGYHGLNNNTYVPLKDWLSKKNKFRYANTALSNRNVSLVVFFLSKFKKRAVEAMNFGTISGALEKMSFILGIPLKQCYCEFNLIFKSEQNGFNKSLPSRIALRCYNEWKDKPFDDLKQDVLHIKDDYERICYNDLSRS, from the coding sequence TTGAAAATTGATTCTCTTAATGATGTTTATAAATGTTATGTCGAATCTCAAAATAAAAGAATGCAAGACATTAAATTCGGTGTTCGAAAATATGGTGACAGAAGAATCAAAGACGAAGAAAAATTGAAATTTTATGAAAAAATAAATGACGACTTAAATAATGATTATAATGAGTCAAATGTAACTGTTTTTTTGTCTCATGCTCATGAAGACCTTAAATATGCATACTCTGTAGCGCGTTTTTTGAAGAAAGCGTATAATGTAAATGTTTATATAGACGCATTCGATCCTTTAATGCCTTCAGCGACGAATGCAGATACGGCTGATAAATTAATAAAAAAAATAAAAAGTGCTGATAGGTTTATTTTTGTTGGTACAAAAAAATCTTTTATGTCAAAATGGTGTAATTGGGAGTTGGGCTTAGGGGATTCCAAAAGCTTAAGGGGACATCTTGCATTTTTGGTAATGAGTAATCGGAATGAAAAAATGGGCAATTTTAACGAAAATGAATATGTTGGTTTATATCCGTTTATTTGGGATAAAAGTATGTGTGGTATTGAATCTAATGAAGATGTTTTATATGTTGGATATCATGGCCTCAATAACAACACTTATGTGCCGTTGAAAGATTGGCTAAGCAAAAAAAATAAATTTAGATATGCAAATACTGCGCTTAGTAATCGGAACGTTTCTCTAGTGGTTTTTTTTCTTTCAAAATTCAAAAAGCGGGCTGTCGAAGCAATGAATTTTGGAACTATTTCAGGAGCGTTGGAAAAAATGTCATTTATTTTGGGTATACCCTTAAAACAGTGCTATTGTGAGTTTAATCTTATTTTCAAAAGTGAACAAAATGGTTTTAATAAGTCTCTTCCTTCAAGAATTGCTTTGAGATGTTATAATGAGTGGAAGGATAAACCATTTGATGATTTAAAACAAGACGTATTGCACATAAAAGATGATTATGAGAGGATTTGTTATAATGACCTATCAAGAAGTTGA
- a CDS encoding SIR2 family protein, producing MEPTIFNKLVNRLQSGELAFYIGAGFSVPCKLVDWNGLIEPLISPLNLKLKKDKDGNYIGNEDLIQFAQFVANQPEGRKKINEAIREGFSKGVISDNQKELAKLDVSEIWTTNYDPMIENALRENKKEPCVIVNNKDLLEKEKKGAIPIYKVHGDYCDPENCVITSSDYEDFFENKKNFIYALKTALIRKTFIFAGFSFKDPDVKYILAELRHSLTKDNMPEHFWIICTQDKKDREVEYELFKEDLKKNYNITSIEINDFKEIPQLLRDLSKYAKRNRIFISGSYCREIDESDDDYKKRTNDIDSFISDLTSSLVGKENQIVSGYGLGVGSAVITACLRTAYEKYSASSSSKYLIMHPFPRNIANMAEKERLWKSYREEMCDESGIQIVLFGRKINEKKEVVNADGVKKEFDIAHQKGLFIIPIGSTGGMTNVIWNEICKEMEEFGYNSDFLKTKLKKLGELDYVKNKAELVDCVLEIVNDVQSYKG from the coding sequence ATGGAACCAACAATTTTTAATAAACTTGTAAATCGACTTCAATCAGGCGAATTGGCGTTTTACATTGGGGCTGGTTTTTCTGTTCCATGTAAGTTGGTTGATTGGAATGGTTTGATTGAACCCTTAATTTCCCCTTTGAATTTAAAGCTCAAAAAAGATAAAGATGGTAATTATATAGGAAATGAAGATCTTATACAATTTGCTCAATTTGTGGCAAATCAGCCTGAAGGGAGAAAAAAAATAAATGAGGCTATAAGAGAGGGCTTTTCAAAAGGGGTAATTTCTGATAATCAGAAAGAATTAGCCAAGTTAGATGTGTCCGAAATTTGGACAACAAATTATGATCCGATGATAGAAAATGCGTTGCGTGAAAATAAAAAAGAGCCATGTGTAATTGTGAATAATAAGGATTTATTGGAAAAAGAGAAAAAGGGCGCTATTCCTATATATAAAGTTCATGGGGATTATTGTGATCCCGAAAATTGTGTGATTACAAGTTCCGATTATGAAGATTTTTTTGAAAATAAAAAAAATTTTATATACGCTTTAAAAACAGCTCTTATAAGAAAAACTTTTATTTTTGCAGGATTTAGTTTTAAAGATCCTGATGTTAAATATATTTTAGCAGAGTTAAGACATTCTTTAACAAAAGATAACATGCCGGAACATTTCTGGATTATTTGTACGCAAGATAAAAAAGATCGAGAAGTAGAATATGAGTTGTTTAAAGAAGATTTGAAAAAAAATTACAATATTACATCTATAGAAATTAATGATTTTAAGGAAATACCTCAATTGTTGCGAGATCTTTCTAAATATGCCAAAAGAAATCGTATATTCATTTCAGGATCATATTGTCGGGAAATTGATGAGTCTGATGATGATTATAAAAAACGTACAAATGATATCGACTCTTTTATAAGTGATTTGACGTCATCTTTGGTAGGAAAAGAAAATCAGATTGTATCAGGCTATGGTCTTGGAGTAGGTAGTGCTGTTATTACCGCGTGTTTACGGACTGCATATGAAAAATATTCAGCATCATCTAGTTCAAAATACCTTATAATGCACCCGTTTCCTCGTAATATTGCAAACATGGCGGAAAAAGAACGCCTTTGGAAATCTTATAGAGAAGAAATGTGTGATGAGTCTGGTATACAAATAGTTCTTTTTGGACGAAAAATAAATGAAAAGAAGGAAGTTGTTAATGCGGATGGAGTAAAAAAAGAATTTGACATAGCTCATCAAAAAGGACTCTTTATAATACCAATTGGATCAACAGGTGGAATGACGAACGTCATTTGGAATGAAATCTGCAAAGAAATGGAAGAATTTGGCTACAATTCAGATTTTTTGAAGACTAAATTAAAAAAATTAGGAGAGTTAGATTATGTGAAGAATAAAGCAGAATTGGTTGATTGCGTACTTGAAATAGTTAATGATGTTCAATCTTATAAAGGGTAA
- a CDS encoding TIR domain-containing protein gives MALFNINRFEKIARESRGTIVESAAQESVRLNSEMYCFSQFDDLKKYDIFLSHSYKDRIAVAGLVKYLKKQYGYEIYVDWIEDNTLDRTSVTKETANVIKNRMKNCKCLFYVTSENAPSSKWMPWELGLMDGLKGRVAICPLIRGTSSSDVYQGQEYLGIYPYISENPKKGSDELTLWVNDNEACYVKFKAWLDGKLPCLHKDDE, from the coding sequence ATGGCTTTATTTAATATTAATCGTTTTGAAAAAATTGCACGTGAAAGTCGCGGTACAATTGTTGAAAGTGCTGCACAAGAATCTGTTAGACTCAATTCTGAGATGTATTGTTTTTCTCAGTTTGATGATTTAAAAAAGTATGATATTTTTCTGTCTCATAGCTATAAGGATCGAATAGCTGTTGCGGGATTGGTAAAATATTTGAAAAAGCAATATGGTTATGAAATATATGTTGACTGGATTGAAGATAATACATTAGATCGTACTAGCGTGACAAAAGAAACTGCAAATGTTATTAAAAACCGGATGAAAAATTGCAAATGTCTTTTTTATGTAACCTCCGAAAACGCTCCAAGTTCTAAATGGATGCCATGGGAATTAGGACTAATGGATGGGTTAAAGGGAAGAGTTGCTATTTGTCCTTTAATAAGAGGAACGTCTAGTTCTGATGTTTATCAAGGACAAGAATATTTAGGGATTTATCCTTACATATCTGAAAATCCAAAAAAGGGTTCAGATGAGTTGACTCTATGGGTAAATGATAACGAGGCTTGTTATGTTAAATTTAAAGCATGGCTTGATGGAAAACTTCCTTGTTTACACAAAGATGATGAATGA
- a CDS encoding TIR domain-containing protein yields the protein MKRQVFYSFHYKQDSRRVAQIRNIGAIEGNTAVSDNDWEEVKKGGDEAIRRWIDANMQYRSCLIVLVGEHTSERPWVDYEIRRAWNKGMGVFGIYIHRIKDPLLCRYGYMGFSNMGDNPFDKIFFENGNPLSSVVPCYNPNPNDAYNDIAEHLEDWVEKAIKVRG from the coding sequence ATGAAACGTCAAGTCTTTTATAGTTTCCACTATAAGCAAGATTCTCGTCGAGTTGCTCAAATTCGTAATATTGGGGCTATTGAAGGAAATACGGCTGTATCTGATAATGATTGGGAAGAAGTAAAGAAAGGTGGAGACGAGGCCATTCGTCGCTGGATTGATGCCAATATGCAGTATCGCTCGTGTTTGATTGTCCTTGTGGGGGAACATACCTCGGAAAGACCTTGGGTTGACTACGAAATTCGACGAGCATGGAATAAGGGAATGGGTGTTTTTGGAATATACATCCATCGTATAAAAGATCCTTTGCTTTGTCGATATGGTTATATGGGGTTTTCTAATATGGGTGATAATCCCTTTGATAAAATATTCTTTGAAAATGGTAATCCATTATCTTCTGTGGTACCATGTTATAATCCAAATCCTAACGATGCATACAATGACATTGCAGAACATTTAGAAGATTGGGTTGAAAAAGCAATTAAGGTGAGAGGTTAA